From the genome of Marixanthomonas ophiurae, one region includes:
- a CDS encoding prolyl oligopeptidase family serine peptidase has protein sequence MKKLIIPIVIGLTVVACKEEPKKETTALTYPETKKVDTVDTYFETEVKDPYRWLEDDMSDETADWVQRENKTTYGYLDNIPYRDALKERLSTLWNYEKVGAPFKEGDYTYFYKNDGLQNQYVVYRYKTGEDPSTAEVFLDPNTFKDDGTISLDNLSFSEDGKTTAYSISEGGSDWRKVLVMNVEDREIVEDTLIDIKFSGLSWKGNEGFYYSSYDKPKGSELSAKTDQHKLYYHKLGTSQKEDELIFGGTEAEKHRYIGGSVSEDNQYLTISASTSTSGNKLFLKDLTKPDSKLETILDNTDSDTYLLDNDGSKLYLVTNLNAPNKKIVTVDAANPTPENWNDFIPETKNVLSPSKGGGYFFTKYMVDAVSKVSQYDYEGNKIREIELPGVGSAGGFGAKKDEKELYYSFTNYVTPGSIYKFNIEEGTSELYRKPEIDFNPENYESKQVFYTSKDGTKVPMIITHKRGIELNGKNPTILYGYGGFNISLTPSFSITNAVWMEQGGIYAVPNLRGGGEYGKEWHKAGTKMKKQNVFDDFIAAAEYLIENKYTSKDYLAIRGGSNGGLLVGATMTQRPDLMKVALPAVGVLDMLRYHTFTAGAGWAYDYGTAEESKEMFEYLKGYSPLHNVKDGMEYPATMITTGDHDDRVVPAHSFKFAAELQEHQSGSNPVLIRIETDAGHGAGTPVSKTIDQYADIFGFTLYNMGYEVLPEKVNEKIKE, from the coding sequence ATGAAAAAACTAATCATACCTATTGTAATTGGCCTTACCGTTGTGGCTTGCAAAGAAGAACCTAAAAAAGAAACTACTGCTTTGACCTATCCCGAAACCAAAAAAGTCGATACCGTAGACACCTATTTTGAAACCGAAGTAAAAGATCCCTACCGTTGGCTCGAAGACGATATGAGTGACGAAACTGCCGACTGGGTGCAACGTGAAAATAAAACCACCTATGGCTATCTAGATAATATTCCTTATCGTGATGCACTAAAAGAACGCTTATCAACACTTTGGAATTACGAAAAAGTAGGCGCTCCTTTTAAAGAAGGTGACTACACCTATTTTTATAAAAACGATGGTTTACAAAACCAATATGTAGTTTATCGCTACAAAACAGGAGAAGACCCAAGTACTGCTGAGGTTTTTCTCGACCCCAACACATTTAAAGATGATGGTACTATTTCATTGGACAATTTGAGTTTTTCTGAAGATGGAAAAACAACTGCTTATAGTATTTCTGAAGGAGGAAGCGACTGGCGGAAGGTGCTAGTTATGAATGTTGAAGACAGAGAAATTGTTGAAGACACGTTAATAGACATTAAATTCAGTGGCCTTTCATGGAAAGGAAACGAGGGTTTTTATTACTCTAGTTATGACAAACCAAAAGGTAGTGAGCTTTCAGCAAAAACAGATCAGCATAAATTGTATTATCACAAATTGGGAACGTCTCAAAAAGAAGATGAATTGATTTTTGGTGGTACAGAAGCCGAAAAACACCGTTATATTGGCGGGAGTGTTTCCGAAGATAACCAGTACCTTACCATTAGTGCTAGTACTTCTACCTCTGGAAACAAATTATTTTTAAAAGATCTGACCAAACCGGATAGTAAGCTGGAAACTATTCTAGACAATACCGATAGCGATACCTATTTATTGGACAATGACGGTAGCAAATTGTATTTAGTAACCAACCTGAACGCACCCAATAAAAAAATAGTTACCGTTGACGCTGCAAACCCAACTCCTGAAAATTGGAACGATTTTATTCCTGAAACCAAAAACGTGTTGAGTCCTTCAAAAGGAGGTGGTTATTTCTTTACAAAATATATGGTCGATGCTGTTTCAAAAGTGTCCCAATATGATTATGAAGGAAACAAAATACGGGAAATAGAACTGCCAGGCGTAGGAAGCGCAGGAGGTTTTGGAGCCAAAAAAGATGAAAAAGAGCTTTATTACAGCTTCACTAACTATGTAACACCAGGAAGTATTTATAAATTTAATATTGAAGAAGGAACTTCAGAATTGTACCGCAAACCAGAAATAGATTTCAATCCTGAAAATTACGAAAGCAAGCAAGTATTTTATACTTCAAAAGATGGTACAAAAGTCCCAATGATTATTACCCACAAAAGAGGTATCGAACTGAACGGTAAAAACCCAACCATTTTATATGGTTATGGAGGTTTTAATATTAGCCTAACCCCAAGTTTCAGTATTACCAATGCCGTTTGGATGGAGCAAGGCGGTATTTATGCGGTACCCAACCTACGTGGTGGTGGCGAATACGGTAAAGAGTGGCACAAAGCCGGAACTAAGATGAAAAAGCAAAATGTGTTTGACGATTTTATCGCTGCAGCTGAATATTTAATAGAGAATAAATACACTTCAAAAGATTATTTAGCCATTCGTGGAGGCTCTAATGGAGGATTATTAGTTGGAGCAACTATGACACAACGTCCCGATTTAATGAAAGTAGCATTACCTGCTGTTGGTGTTTTAGATATGTTGCGGTACCATACATTTACAGCTGGAGCTGGTTGGGCATATGACTATGGAACAGCCGAAGAAAGTAAAGAAATGTTTGAATACCTTAAAGGCTATTCGCCATTGCACAATGTAAAAGACGGTATGGAGTATCCTGCAACCATGATTACCACTGGCGATCACGATGACCGGGTAGTACCGGCTCACAGCTTTAAGTTTGCTGCTGAACTTCAAGAACACCAAAGCGGTTCAAACCCAGTTTTAATTAGAATTGAAACCGATGCGGGTCACGGTGCAGGAACTCCTGTAAGTAAAACCATCGATCAATATGCTGATATTTTTGGATTTACCTTATACAATATGGGGTATGAAGTGTTACCTGAAAAAGTAAACGAAAAAATTAAAGAGTAA
- a CDS encoding DoxX family membrane protein, producing the protein MNSTFTTILRIILALGLLVFGFNKFIGFMPAPELPETAGSFMQSLKATGYVLPIVGALEIFIGFLLLIKKWVPFALLLLAPISVNIVLFHLFLDLPGIAGAIVVTVINIILIYKYWKVYRPLFQY; encoded by the coding sequence ATGAATTCAACTTTTACTACTATTCTGCGTATAATCCTTGCGTTGGGTTTACTCGTTTTCGGATTTAATAAATTTATTGGTTTTATGCCTGCGCCAGAGCTACCGGAAACTGCTGGGAGCTTTATGCAATCTTTAAAAGCAACTGGTTATGTTTTACCTATTGTGGGTGCTCTGGAGATTTTTATTGGTTTCCTTTTACTTATTAAAAAATGGGTTCCGTTTGCTTTGCTTTTATTAGCTCCCATTTCGGTTAACATTGTATTATTTCACTTGTTTTTGGATCTTCCAGGTATAGCAGGCGCCATTGTGGTTACAGTAATCAATATTATTCTAATTTATAAGTACTGGAAAGTGTATCGTCCATTGTTTCAGTATTAA
- a CDS encoding aspartate-semialdehyde dehydrogenase codes for MTIAVIGATGMVGTVLLKVLEERNFPISNLLPVASERSVGKEVTFKSKKYKIVSLQDALAAKPQIAIFSAGGNTSLDWAPKFAEAGTTVIDNSSAWRMDPDKKLIVPEINASELTKEDKVIANPNCSTIQLVMALAPLHKKYKMKRVVISTYQSVSGTGVKAVQQMENEMAGVKGEMAYPYPIHKNALPHCDVFETNGYTKEEMKLAREPQKILNDRTFSVTATAVRIPTAGGHSESVNVEFENDFDLTDIRKELHNTLGITVQDNPDTNTYPMPVYAHNKDEVFVGRLRRDETQPNTLNMWIVSDNLRKGAATNAVQIAEYLVENKLV; via the coding sequence ATGACAATAGCCGTTATTGGTGCCACAGGAATGGTAGGCACTGTCCTTTTAAAAGTATTGGAAGAACGTAATTTCCCAATTAGTAACCTGTTGCCTGTAGCTTCAGAGCGATCTGTAGGAAAAGAGGTTACTTTTAAGAGTAAAAAGTATAAAATCGTTTCATTGCAAGATGCGCTAGCAGCCAAACCGCAAATCGCTATTTTCTCTGCTGGAGGAAATACGTCATTAGATTGGGCACCAAAATTTGCCGAAGCGGGTACTACGGTTATTGATAATTCTTCCGCTTGGCGAATGGATCCAGATAAAAAACTGATTGTTCCAGAAATTAATGCTTCTGAATTAACCAAAGAAGATAAAGTCATCGCTAACCCCAATTGTTCAACTATTCAGTTAGTGATGGCGTTGGCACCGCTTCATAAAAAATATAAAATGAAGCGTGTGGTAATTTCTACCTACCAATCTGTTTCAGGAACTGGTGTAAAAGCGGTACAGCAAATGGAAAACGAAATGGCTGGTGTAAAAGGCGAAATGGCGTATCCATACCCCATTCATAAAAACGCATTACCACATTGCGATGTTTTTGAAACAAATGGATACACTAAAGAAGAAATGAAATTGGCGCGCGAACCTCAAAAAATATTAAACGATCGTACATTTTCAGTAACGGCAACTGCGGTACGTATTCCAACGGCTGGTGGACACAGTGAATCGGTTAATGTGGAGTTTGAAAACGATTTTGACCTGACGGATATTCGAAAGGAATTACACAATACCCTAGGAATTACAGTGCAGGACAATCCAGATACCAATACCTATCCAATGCCAGTCTATGCGCATAACAAAGATGAGGTGTTTGTCGGTCGCTTACGAAGGGATGAAACGCAACCAAACACATTAAATATGTGGATTGTGAGTGATAATTTAAGAAAAGGGGCTGCTACCAACGCCGTGCAAATTGCTGAATATTTGGTAGAAAATAAATTAGTGTAA
- the mscL gene encoding large conductance mechanosensitive channel protein MscL — MLKEFKKFIMTGNVIDLAVAVILAGAISLVVKGFTTDIMMPIVGHFAGGLDFADMKVVLDQAVVGADGKIVKPENAVMYGNWINAIINLIIVGFVLFLMVKAYNKTKKPKEEAPAAPKGPTQEELLAEIRDELKKQSK; from the coding sequence ATGTTAAAAGAATTCAAGAAATTTATTATGACGGGCAATGTCATCGATTTGGCCGTTGCTGTTATCCTTGCCGGAGCCATTAGTTTAGTGGTCAAAGGATTTACTACTGATATTATGATGCCAATTGTAGGTCATTTTGCCGGTGGATTAGATTTTGCCGATATGAAGGTAGTACTCGATCAGGCGGTTGTAGGTGCCGATGGCAAAATTGTTAAGCCCGAAAATGCCGTGATGTATGGTAATTGGATCAATGCTATTATTAACTTGATTATTGTTGGTTTTGTCCTTTTCCTTATGGTTAAAGCTTATAACAAGACCAAAAAACCAAAAGAAGAAGCTCCTGCTGCACCAAAGGGTCCTACTCAGGAAGAGTTGTTGGCTGAAATTCGTGATGAATTAAAAAAACAAAGCAAATAA
- the alr gene encoding alanine racemase, with amino-acid sequence MQKATETVLEIDLNALAQNYRYLTSKLDKDTRVMGVVKAFGYGSDSVAVAKELVILGVSYFAVAYPDEGISLRKASIETSILVLHPLPATFKKITDSCMEPAIYSRSMLTQFIDFAEKSGLTDFPIHLKFNTGLNRLGFIADDIDFIAEKTTATFSVKIKSMFTHLAASEDAAEKDFTESQLGQFKDISEKIINKIGYKPLLHTLNTSGVLNYPEAQYDMVRTGIGLYGFGNDPEENKNLKPVATLKTVISQIHTVKKGETVGYNRAFKASETTKTATLPVGHADGIKRIFGNRKGWVTVHGKKASIIGNVCMDMIMIDVTSIDCDEGDEVIVFGENPSADELSKVINTIPYELITGVSQRVKRVICRK; translated from the coding sequence ATGCAAAAAGCAACCGAAACAGTTTTAGAAATAGATTTAAACGCCTTAGCGCAAAACTATCGGTATCTTACTTCAAAATTAGATAAAGACACCCGGGTTATGGGGGTTGTAAAAGCTTTTGGTTATGGAAGCGATTCGGTAGCAGTAGCGAAAGAGTTAGTTATTTTAGGTGTTTCCTATTTTGCAGTTGCTTATCCGGATGAAGGAATTTCACTTCGCAAAGCAAGCATTGAAACTTCTATCTTAGTTTTACATCCGTTACCGGCAACATTTAAAAAAATAACCGATTCTTGTATGGAACCCGCGATTTACTCACGTTCCATGTTAACGCAATTTATTGATTTTGCTGAAAAAAGTGGCCTCACAGATTTTCCCATCCATTTAAAGTTTAATACCGGGTTAAATAGATTAGGCTTTATTGCAGATGATATTGATTTTATTGCTGAAAAGACTACTGCTACTTTTAGTGTGAAAATTAAATCAATGTTCACGCATTTAGCAGCAAGTGAAGATGCTGCAGAAAAAGATTTTACTGAATCGCAGTTGGGTCAATTCAAAGATATTTCAGAAAAAATTATTAATAAGATTGGGTATAAACCATTGCTTCATACGTTAAATACATCTGGCGTTTTAAATTACCCCGAAGCGCAATACGATATGGTACGTACTGGGATTGGTTTGTATGGTTTTGGTAACGACCCCGAAGAAAACAAAAATCTAAAACCAGTTGCGACTTTAAAAACGGTGATTTCACAAATCCATACCGTAAAAAAAGGGGAAACTGTTGGATACAACCGTGCCTTTAAAGCTTCTGAAACAACAAAAACTGCAACCTTACCTGTAGGTCATGCTGATGGAATTAAACGTATTTTCGGAAACAGAAAAGGCTGGGTAACTGTACATGGTAAAAAAGCCTCAATTATTGGTAATGTGTGTATGGACATGATTATGATAGATGTTACTAGTATCGATTGTGACGAAGGCGATGAGGTGATTGTATTTGGCGAAAACCCCTCGGCTGATGAGCTTTCTAAAGTAATTAACACCATTCCTTATGAGTTGATTACAGGCGTTTCACAACGTGTAAAACGGGTTATTTGTCGAAAATAA
- a CDS encoding thymidine kinase, whose amino-acid sequence MFLENTVNQKEQFGWIEVICGSMFSGKTEELIRRLKRAKFARQRVEIFKPTIDIRYDEEKVISHDSNEIRSTPVPAAANIPMLADNCDVIGIDEAQFFDDEIVQVCNDLANRGIRVIVAGLDMDFKGNPFGPMPNLMATAEYVTKVHAVCTRTGNLANYSFRKAQSDDLVLLGENEEYEPLSRAAYYKAVLRDKVKKMEVKDPQQIPPKKQA is encoded by the coding sequence ATGTTTCTTGAAAATACCGTTAATCAAAAAGAACAATTTGGCTGGATTGAAGTTATTTGTGGCTCTATGTTTTCGGGAAAAACGGAAGAACTCATCCGCAGACTAAAACGTGCTAAGTTTGCACGACAAAGGGTAGAAATTTTTAAACCGACCATCGATATTCGGTACGACGAAGAAAAAGTAATTTCTCACGATAGCAACGAAATTCGGTCAACCCCAGTTCCGGCAGCGGCGAATATCCCTATGCTTGCCGATAATTGTGATGTTATTGGTATTGATGAAGCCCAGTTTTTTGATGATGAAATTGTACAAGTTTGTAACGATCTTGCCAATCGAGGGATTCGCGTCATTGTCGCCGGACTCGATATGGATTTTAAAGGAAACCCTTTTGGCCCGATGCCCAATTTAATGGCCACAGCAGAATATGTAACCAAAGTACACGCTGTTTGTACGCGTACCGGAAACCTTGCAAATTATAGTTTTAGAAAAGCTCAAAGTGACGATTTGGTACTTTTGGGAGAAAACGAAGAATACGAACCACTAAGCCGTGCAGCTTATTACAAAGCCGTTTTACGGGATAAAGTAAAAAAAATGGAGGTGAAAGATCCGCAACAAATACCGCCTAAAAAGCAAGCATAA
- the rsmI gene encoding 16S rRNA (cytidine(1402)-2'-O)-methyltransferase, with translation MGKLYLVPTPIGNLKDITFRAIEVLKEADLILAEDTRTSGKLLKHYEIDTHMHSHHMHNEHKTVEGIVNRIKSGETIALISDAGTPAISDPGFLLTRACVEAGLEVDCLPGATAFVPALVNSGLPNDKFVFEGFLPVKKGRQTRLTLLAEETRTMIFYESPHKLIKTLTHFSEYFGLDRKVSVSREITKLHEETVRGTAEEVLKHFTNKPPKGELVVVVEGKK, from the coding sequence ATGGGAAAACTCTATCTCGTTCCAACACCAATAGGGAATCTAAAAGATATTACCTTCCGCGCAATTGAAGTATTAAAAGAAGCCGATCTTATTTTAGCTGAAGATACTCGCACCAGCGGAAAATTACTGAAACATTACGAAATTGACACACACATGCATTCGCACCATATGCACAACGAGCATAAAACGGTGGAAGGTATTGTGAACAGAATAAAAAGTGGTGAAACCATTGCTTTAATTAGCGACGCCGGAACACCCGCCATAAGCGACCCTGGTTTTTTATTAACTCGAGCATGTGTAGAAGCTGGTCTTGAAGTAGATTGCCTGCCAGGTGCCACAGCATTTGTTCCCGCTTTAGTAAATAGTGGATTGCCGAATGATAAATTTGTATTTGAAGGCTTTCTACCTGTTAAAAAAGGCCGCCAAACTCGGCTAACCCTTTTAGCTGAAGAAACCCGGACGATGATTTTCTACGAATCACCACACAAACTAATTAAAACCTTAACCCATTTTTCCGAATATTTTGGCCTAGACAGAAAGGTTTCCGTATCCCGGGAAATAACAAAACTACACGAAGAAACCGTTCGCGGTACCGCGGAAGAAGTATTGAAACATTTTACTAACAAGCCTCCTAAAGGCGAATTAGTTGTTGTTGTGGAAGGAAAAAAATAA
- a CDS encoding carboxymuconolactone decarboxylase family protein: MPLVTPLSSDHDKETQELAEFFNETLGFCPNSVLTMQRRPAISKAFINLNKAVMANEGSVTSALKRMIAWVSSNATGCRYCQAHAIRAAERYGAEQEQLDNIWEYRTHPAFSEAERAALDFSLAASQVPNAVTQEIEKRLHEHWNDGEIVEMLGVISLFGYLNRWNDSMGTSIEEGAVESGEQYLGKHGWEKGKHV; encoded by the coding sequence ATGCCATTAGTTACCCCTCTATCTTCTGATCACGACAAAGAAACTCAAGAATTAGCTGAATTTTTCAATGAAACCCTCGGTTTTTGCCCCAACAGCGTATTGACTATGCAACGCAGACCAGCCATTAGTAAAGCATTTATAAACCTCAATAAAGCGGTAATGGCTAATGAAGGTAGCGTAACCTCAGCCTTAAAACGAATGATTGCTTGGGTAAGCAGTAATGCAACGGGATGTCGGTATTGTCAAGCACACGCCATTCGCGCTGCAGAACGCTACGGCGCCGAGCAAGAGCAATTGGATAACATTTGGGAATACAGAACGCATCCCGCTTTTTCGGAAGCTGAACGTGCGGCCTTAGATTTTTCATTAGCCGCTTCACAAGTACCGAATGCAGTAACTCAAGAAATTGAAAAACGCTTACACGAGCATTGGAATGATGGTGAAATTGTGGAAATGCTAGGTGTTATTTCTCTATTTGGCTACCTAAACCGTTGGAACGACTCCATGGGAACTTCTATTGAAGAAGGAGCTGTAGAAAGTGGTGAGCAGTATTTGGGCAAGCACGGTTGGGAAAAAGGGAAACACGTTTAG
- the recJ gene encoding single-stranded-DNA-specific exonuclease RecJ: protein MRWTIQPKPSEEIVNHLSKELGVDTMIATLLVQRGVETFDEAKHFFRPQLSNLHDPFLMKDMDKAVTRIEQAIAAEENILVYGDYDVDGTTSVALLSSYLKSYYPNVATYIPDRYDEGYGVSYKGIDFAEDNGFSLIIALDCGIKAIDKVAYASEKNIDFVICDHHRPGIELPKAVAVLDPKREDCSYPYKELCGCGVGFKLIQALSEKRGLQLDDLLLYLDLVATAIGADIVPITGENRVLAFYGLKVINSNPRVGFQAILQQVKKETLTITDVVFIIAPRINAAGRMKHGNHAVTLLTETDLNRAAEYASEIEQFNTDRREADKIITEEALLQIIENKEEERTTTVVYQEDWHKGVIGIVASRLTETYYRPTLVFTKSGEKLAASARSVKGFDVYNALESCSEYIEQFGGHKYAAGLTLHEKDFEAFKAEFEKVVSETIDPKLLQPELKIASEINLTEITPKFYRLLKQFAPFGPGNMTPVFMTQGLKDTGWGKCVGEDKTHLRITVQQGNSPQFVGIGFSMAEKQEIACGGISFKAAYVIDENEWQGNVSLQLRLKDIKE, encoded by the coding sequence ATGCGCTGGACCATACAACCAAAACCTTCTGAAGAAATCGTCAATCATCTTTCAAAAGAATTAGGTGTCGATACTATGATAGCCACTTTATTGGTTCAACGTGGAGTTGAAACCTTTGATGAAGCAAAGCATTTTTTTCGTCCGCAATTGAGCAATCTTCACGATCCTTTTTTGATGAAAGATATGGACAAAGCGGTAACTAGAATTGAACAAGCTATCGCTGCTGAAGAAAACATTTTAGTGTACGGTGATTACGATGTAGATGGGACCACTAGTGTCGCCTTACTTTCTTCGTATCTAAAAAGTTATTATCCCAATGTAGCCACATATATTCCGGACCGTTATGATGAAGGCTACGGGGTTTCATATAAAGGAATTGATTTTGCCGAAGACAATGGCTTTTCATTAATTATTGCATTAGACTGTGGCATAAAAGCGATTGATAAAGTAGCGTATGCTTCCGAAAAAAATATAGATTTTGTTATTTGCGACCACCACCGTCCGGGTATTGAACTTCCCAAAGCAGTTGCTGTTCTCGATCCCAAACGAGAGGATTGTTCCTATCCCTATAAAGAGTTATGTGGTTGTGGCGTTGGTTTTAAACTGATCCAAGCACTTTCAGAAAAAAGAGGTCTGCAACTCGATGACTTGTTGCTGTATTTAGATTTGGTGGCTACAGCCATTGGAGCCGATATTGTTCCTATCACTGGGGAAAATAGAGTGTTAGCATTTTATGGCTTAAAAGTCATTAACAGCAATCCTAGAGTTGGGTTTCAAGCTATTTTACAACAAGTAAAAAAAGAAACGCTCACGATTACCGATGTGGTTTTTATAATCGCTCCCAGAATTAATGCCGCCGGAAGAATGAAACACGGCAACCACGCCGTCACTTTATTGACTGAAACTGATTTAAATCGTGCTGCTGAATATGCTTCGGAAATTGAACAATTTAATACCGATAGGAGAGAAGCCGATAAAATCATTACGGAAGAAGCCCTACTTCAAATTATTGAAAACAAGGAGGAAGAACGTACTACAACCGTGGTATATCAAGAAGATTGGCATAAAGGCGTCATCGGTATTGTAGCGTCGCGATTAACGGAAACCTATTATCGCCCAACGCTTGTGTTTACCAAAAGCGGCGAAAAACTGGCCGCTTCGGCGCGTTCTGTTAAAGGTTTTGATGTATACAATGCACTTGAAAGCTGTTCAGAATACATTGAGCAGTTTGGGGGGCATAAATATGCAGCTGGATTAACCCTGCACGAAAAAGATTTTGAAGCATTTAAAGCGGAATTTGAAAAAGTAGTCTCAGAAACCATTGACCCCAAATTATTGCAACCCGAATTAAAAATTGCTTCTGAAATCAATCTAACTGAAATAACTCCAAAATTTTATCGTCTTTTAAAGCAGTTCGCTCCTTTTGGCCCTGGAAATATGACCCCTGTATTTATGACGCAAGGCCTAAAAGACACCGGTTGGGGAAAATGTGTAGGCGAAGATAAAACGCATTTACGCATTACGGTACAACAAGGCAATTCACCACAATTTGTGGGAATTGGTTTTAGCATGGCAGAGAAACAAGAGATTGCTTGTGGAGGCATCTCGTTTAAAGCAGCCTACGTAATCGATGAAAACGAATGGCAAGGCAATGTAAGTTTGCAGCTTCGGTTAAAAGACATAAAAGAATAG
- a CDS encoding carboxypeptidase-like regulatory domain-containing protein has product MNIKSHLFRTLKNLLFFVGLIFFSTSLLSQEISGRVYDDTSVLPGVTVFNSNNKTAVVTNEDGAFTIKAAVNDTLQFQSSFHESQDKIITLAEYRTILIVELKQKVNTLDEVLLSGEEKEFDVEKYNADLSKQIENDIENNPFDYGKAPAGGGVNLLALVKLVISIFKKKPEEKIIYATQIDLIQLFEKDKFFTETLLENTLKIPKQYKNLFLDYCAAKQIEEALLIEENKFQLLDLLVVSSNEFRDIVKEYEANK; this is encoded by the coding sequence TTGAATATAAAATCCCATCTTTTTAGAACATTAAAAAACCTACTATTCTTTGTTGGACTTATATTCTTTTCAACTTCTCTTTTATCACAAGAAATTTCAGGAAGGGTCTATGATGATACTTCGGTACTACCTGGCGTTACTGTTTTTAACAGTAATAATAAAACGGCTGTTGTAACTAATGAAGATGGTGCGTTTACAATTAAGGCTGCTGTTAACGACACCCTTCAATTTCAATCTTCGTTTCATGAAAGCCAAGATAAAATCATCACATTAGCCGAGTATAGAACGATTTTAATTGTTGAACTGAAGCAAAAAGTAAACACACTAGATGAGGTGCTGTTAAGCGGAGAAGAAAAAGAATTTGATGTAGAAAAGTATAATGCTGATTTAAGCAAACAAATAGAAAATGATATTGAGAACAATCCTTTTGATTATGGGAAGGCTCCCGCTGGAGGTGGTGTAAATTTGTTAGCTCTTGTAAAGCTGGTTATTTCCATTTTTAAAAAGAAACCTGAGGAAAAGATTATATACGCTACCCAAATAGACTTAATACAACTTTTTGAAAAAGATAAATTTTTTACTGAAACCTTACTTGAAAACACGCTAAAAATTCCGAAGCAGTACAAAAATCTATTTTTAGATTATTGCGCTGCAAAACAAATTGAAGAAGCTCTTTTAATAGAAGAAAATAAATTTCAATTGCTTGATTTATTGGTTGTTAGTAGTAACGAGTTCAGAGATATTGTTAAGGAATATGAAGCGAATAAATAA
- a CDS encoding UDP-2,3-diacylglucosamine diphosphatase gives MQLPEGKKIYFSSDNHLGAPTATESKPREQKFIAWLDEAKEDATAIFLLGDLFDFWFEYKTVVPKGFVRVLGKLAEIRDSGIPIHFFVGNHDLWMHGYFEEELNIPVYHEPKEFVFNNTRFFIGHGDGKGPGDKGYKRMKKIFTNPFFKWLFRWLHPDIGVRLAQHLSVKNKLISGDEDQEFLGEENEWLAQYAKRKLGNKHYDYFVFGHRHLPMEIKVGENSTYFNLGDWINHYTYGVFDGEKFDLKEFK, from the coding sequence ATGCAACTACCAGAAGGCAAAAAAATTTACTTTTCTAGCGACAATCACTTAGGCGCTCCTACTGCTACCGAAAGCAAACCCCGGGAACAAAAATTTATCGCTTGGTTAGATGAAGCAAAAGAAGACGCAACTGCCATTTTTTTGCTAGGTGATTTATTCGATTTTTGGTTTGAATATAAAACGGTAGTCCCAAAAGGGTTTGTGCGGGTTTTAGGGAAGTTGGCTGAAATTCGAGACAGCGGTATTCCCATTCACTTTTTTGTGGGAAATCACGATCTTTGGATGCACGGTTATTTTGAAGAGGAACTAAACATTCCTGTATATCACGAACCCAAGGAGTTTGTCTTTAACAACACACGCTTTTTTATAGGTCATGGTGACGGAAAGGGTCCGGGTGATAAAGGTTACAAACGAATGAAAAAAATCTTTACCAATCCTTTTTTTAAATGGTTGTTCCGCTGGTTACATCCCGATATTGGAGTGCGCTTAGCACAACACCTTTCAGTAAAAAATAAATTGATTTCGGGCGACGAAGACCAAGAGTTTTTAGGTGAAGAAAACGAATGGTTGGCACAATATGCAAAACGTAAACTCGGAAACAAACATTACGATTATTTTGTGTTTGGTCACCGTCATTTACCGATGGAAATAAAAGTAGGTGAAAATTCAACCTACTTTAACCTTGGTGATTGGATTAATCATTATACCTACGGGGTTTTTGATGGTGAGAAGTTTGATTTGAAGGAGTTTAAATAA